One genomic segment of Borreliella afzelii includes these proteins:
- a CDS encoding DUF276 domain-containing protein (DUF276 is restricted to Borreliella and related spirochetes.), with the protein MSIVFDSDFGILKRTIRDIVRTKREYLRVNYGINIDDSNSSIYNIIASSLALIEEEIINELNLFFSKMKPGGTYWAAIEEHISSKSTTYSAVRNALLNLNGIEHANIKSSAGKANIYLILKEDLLDTNKTNINNPEFKAKLWETLYLTTPSGTLLEGDIEIDGLNSTGQLKSYKISLGKRKYVYMKVKYKLDLKNYLYLNIDSQIRNIYSRIISNNYSDMGISFEYQDFFAPVNEVKGIKFMEIKVCVKDTDTESISKISDSEFQTNQDIAINDDTMLLFNTTDRLLIDIDT; encoded by the coding sequence ATGAGTATTGTTTTTGATTCTGATTTTGGTATTCTAAAGCGCACAATTAGGGATATAGTACGGACTAAAAGAGAATACTTACGAGTGAATTATGGGATTAACATTGATGATAGTAATAGCTCGATTTACAACATTATTGCATCTTCTTTAGCATTAATTGAAGAAGAAATAATTAATGAGCTTAATCTCTTTTTTTCTAAAATGAAACCGGGTGGTACTTATTGGGCTGCTATTGAAGAACACATTTCTTCTAAAAGCACAACATACAGCGCAGTTCGCAATGCTTTACTTAATCTTAATGGGATAGAACATGCTAACATTAAAAGTTCAGCTGGAAAAGCTAATATATATCTAATTTTAAAAGAAGATTTACTAGACACTAATAAAACTAATATTAACAACCCCGAATTTAAGGCTAAACTTTGGGAAACATTATATCTAACAACTCCTAGCGGCACTTTACTTGAGGGAGACATAGAAATTGATGGACTCAACTCAACCGGGCAACTTAAATCCTACAAAATATCCCTAGGAAAAAGAAAATATGTTTATATGAAAGTGAAGTACAAACTTGATCTTAAAAACTATCTCTACTTAAACATAGACTCTCAAATTAGAAACATATATTCTAGGATTATTTCAAATAACTATTCTGATATGGGCATTAGCTTTGAATATCAAGACTTTTTTGCTCCAGTCAATGAAGTAAAAGGGATTAAGTTTATGGAAATTAAAGTTTGTGTTAAAGATACAGACACTGAAAGTATTTCAAAAATCAGTGATAGTGAGTTTCAAACAAATCAAGATATTGCTATCAATGATGATACAATGCTACTTTTCAATACAACTGATCGACTACTTATTGACATTGATACTTGA
- a CDS encoding DUF735 family protein, whose amino-acid sequence MKIPNFLKNTEIQKFILTETKYAQKLLNELKFLNSNFISINAKENIKSRYIAIWISQVLSIFYAKTQTLQSITSNINSVIFALRHIGTDESFRLIFKAFLNVDISVTTPEPGVIDISLKGAIKTNFTTFISPSTEKGKRPKKILIREKKKGYAASKKALVFNSLPKGYDHSIYAFIKGIIPIGRVLKINNEDGANIITFNN is encoded by the coding sequence ATGAAAATACCTAATTTTTTAAAAAACACTGAAATTCAAAAATTTATACTTACAGAAACTAAATACGCACAAAAACTGCTTAATGAGCTTAAGTTTCTTAATTCTAACTTCATATCCATTAATGCAAAAGAAAATATAAAATCAAGATATATTGCTATATGGATATCTCAAGTCTTATCAATTTTTTATGCAAAAACTCAAACTCTACAAAGCATTACAAGCAATATTAATAGTGTTATTTTTGCTTTACGTCATATAGGTACTGATGAGTCATTTAGACTGATTTTTAAGGCTTTTTTGAATGTGGATATTTCAGTTACTACACCCGAGCCTGGTGTTATTGATATCTCTTTAAAAGGGGCAATAAAGACAAACTTTACCACATTTATTTCACCCAGCACTGAAAAAGGTAAACGGCCTAAAAAGATACTAATTAGAGAAAAGAAAAAAGGGTACGCTGCATCTAAAAAGGCTTTGGTATTTAACTCACTTCCCAAAGGCTATGACCATTCAATTTATGCTTTTATAAAGGGGATTATTCCTATTGGTAGGGTTCTTAAAATAAATAATGAAGATGGCGCAAATATTATAACTTTTAACAATTAA
- a CDS encoding DUF685 domain-containing protein → MAGEEEKLLIDEEETVQIKDLNKVTTVNNNDLLLLDDGVASSNAITFKNFLETAQKNTFEGEGLGYFKEIIKSTIATELAADEKFVEKIYANIIDKLIGNNSDKLSNLFSKIKSRLTDSISSATLSRSDDLLIMSSSTIQKTPVPKQLLGVPSDFEYGDIISGNTFYPYEYKNKGIRIDLEYYYSVNLIFYKYNDDDPIYLDIEVHSEHHRTDHMSKMIYLKYSDESEKTLLYEHTGSQGASTIFPLLQGWYVQKRKNTSGGSVPQLLKL, encoded by the coding sequence ATGGCTGGAGAAGAAGAAAAATTACTAATTGATGAAGAAGAAACAGTTCAAATTAAAGATTTGAATAAGGTTACGACCGTTAATAATAACGATCTTTTACTACTTGATGATGGGGTTGCAAGTAGTAACGCTATCACATTTAAAAACTTTTTAGAAACCGCTCAAAAAAACACATTTGAGGGGGAAGGACTGGGTTATTTTAAAGAGATAATTAAGTCTACAATCGCTACTGAACTTGCAGCTGATGAAAAGTTTGTAGAAAAAATTTACGCTAACATAATTGACAAACTAATTGGTAATAATTCTGATAAGCTTTCCAACCTTTTTAGTAAAATTAAATCACGCCTTACAGATAGCATATCATCAGCTACTCTATCTAGAAGTGATGATCTTTTAATAATGTCTTCCTCAACTATTCAAAAAACACCTGTTCCTAAACAATTACTAGGCGTACCGTCCGATTTTGAGTATGGTGACATAATTTCTGGCAATACGTTTTATCCGTATGAATACAAGAATAAAGGAATACGTATTGATTTGGAGTACTATTATAGTGTAAATCTTATCTTTTACAAATATAATGATGATGACCCTATTTACCTTGATATTGAGGTTCACTCAGAACACCATAGGACCGATCACATGTCTAAAATGATATATTTAAAATATTCCGATGAATCTGAAAAAACTTTATTATATGAGCATACAGGATCTCAAGGAGCATCTACCATATTTCCTTTACTACAAGGATGGTATGTCCAAAAAAGAAAAAACACATCGGGGGGTTCAGTCCCACAGCTTTTAAAGCTGTAA
- a CDS encoding BlyA family holin gives MDIKITELLINLNEIKLIAVMIFVTVLVLGVLILLKPLLKDILSIVIGKIFKNGNGNNHIKKRD, from the coding sequence ATGGATATTAAAATAACAGAACTTCTTATTAATCTAAATGAAATAAAACTCATAGCCGTAATGATTTTTGTAACAGTCTTGGTTCTAGGGGTGTTAATTCTTCTCAAACCATTACTAAAAGACATACTATCTATAGTAATAGGCAAGATTTTTAAAAATGGAAATGGCAACAATCATATTAAAAAACGGGATTAA
- a CDS encoding BlyB family putative holin accessory protein, with product MKLSKDNVELGLKSLSNLIDIFSKFEDEFDEAAHKGFFLVYELYSHYKLIYTANMERLESALTPTITKTLAPINEKINQCIDLVNSDEKNLKISNKLKFNQEGKPIYQERNT from the coding sequence ATGAAATTATCTAAAGATAATGTTGAGCTTGGACTTAAGTCTTTATCAAACCTTATTGATATATTTTCTAAATTTGAAGATGAATTTGATGAGGCTGCACATAAAGGATTCTTTTTGGTTTATGAGTTGTATTCTCATTACAAATTAATCTATACAGCAAATATGGAAAGACTTGAGAGTGCATTAACCCCAACAATAACTAAAACACTCGCCCCAATAAATGAGAAAATCAATCAATGTATTGATCTAGTTAATTCTGATGAAAAAAATCTAAAAATATCTAATAAGCTAAAATTCAATCAGGAAGGAAAACCTATCTATCAAGAGAGAAACACATAA
- a CDS encoding BlyB family putative holin accessory protein translates to MQNSTIGLGLNLLSSLTNIAKTDTNIDHNYINTFSKVIDFFYKTYMSTLKSMETAESTKILEEIQDILKYNIQIIEAISNNKSNKIISSLKAKRNKIMREYINILKRGENA, encoded by the coding sequence ATGCAAAATAGCACTATTGGTTTAGGGCTTAATTTACTATCAAGCTTAACTAACATAGCTAAAACTGATACAAACATAGATCATAACTACATTAATACCTTTAGCAAGGTAATAGATTTTTTCTACAAAACATATATGAGCACACTAAAATCTATGGAAACAGCCGAATCAACAAAAATATTAGAAGAAATACAAGACATATTAAAATACAATATCCAGATAATAGAGGCTATTTCTAATAATAAAAGTAATAAAATTATCTCCTCATTAAAAGCAAAACGCAATAAAATCATGAGGGAATATATTAATATCCTTAAAAGGGGTGAAAATGCTTAA
- a CDS encoding BBA14 family lipoprotein, translating into MLKLVNYLLLTLLLCCNTIASLPDEPKPPIIQTLGSLAKYEAKLSDYVMYLITFLAKTKVKVNDPNYPEYTYPNLSTLRDEHSITSIKHNIKILLEYIQKTKPIAQKVYNQY; encoded by the coding sequence ATGCTTAAACTAGTAAACTACTTGTTACTTACTTTACTACTATGTTGCAATACTATTGCTAGTTTACCAGATGAACCAAAGCCACCAATTATTCAAACACTCGGCTCTTTAGCTAAATATGAGGCAAAATTATCAGATTATGTTATGTACCTTATAACATTCTTAGCTAAAACAAAAGTAAAAGTTAATGATCCAAATTATCCAGAATATACTTATCCCAACTTATCAACACTAAGAGATGAACACTCTATAACTTCAATCAAACATAATATCAAAATACTTTTAGAGTACATTCAAAAAACAAAACCCATAGCACAGAAAGTCTATAATCAATATTAA
- the revA gene encoding fibronectin-binding protein RevA, which yields MKNKNLFKLFFVSMLFIIACKTYVKEKEEIDLLLSSVSTLKNDSKYDNFKEYKDKINKLTKSLKDVGDAELKEKLLKLQSLFQDKLAAKLAALKAAKQTIEGFSDKDKEKEKIWKEAKLVGVTIKLSGNNTTGKGAEMSKEAVEQIDKIIKFLEEGTN from the coding sequence ATGAAAAATAAAAATTTATTTAAATTATTTTTTGTATCAATGTTGTTTATAATTGCTTGTAAAACATATGTAAAAGAAAAAGAAGAAATAGATTTGTTGCTTTCATCTGTTTCAACTCTTAAAAATGATTCTAAATATGACAACTTTAAAGAGTATAAAGATAAAATAAATAAATTAACAAAAAGCCTAAAGGATGTGGGTGATGCGGAGCTTAAAGAAAAACTATTAAAGTTGCAAAGCCTATTTCAAGATAAATTGGCAGCTAAATTAGCAGCTTTAAAAGCAGCTAAACAAACAATCGAGGGTTTTTCAGATAAGGACAAGGAAAAAGAAAAGATATGGAAAGAAGCAAAATTGGTTGGAGTAACTATAAAGCTTAGTGGAAATAATACTACTGGCAAAGGAGCAGAAATGTCTAAAGAAGCTGTAGAACAGATAGATAAAATAATAAAGTTTCTAGAAGAAGGTACTAATTGA
- a CDS encoding Mlp family lipoprotein — protein MKIINILFCLFLIMLIGCNSNDNDTLKNNVEQQLKSRKKRDLGQEELPQQEKITLTSDEEKMFNSLINVFKYTTDKLNNEIQGCANGNKSKCNDFFDWLSSTDTQKQKELANAFTKVYDFLESKRKSKAEGEDFDTYIKGAIDCKANTPQNCNKNNKYGNVNNEIEQYFRGVAVDIFSKNGNKEIYNCLKTELLNEENHYDSLKQWNN, from the coding sequence ATGAAAATTATAAATATATTATTTTGTTTGTTTTTAATTATGCTAATCGGCTGTAATTCTAATGATAATGACACTTTAAAAAACAATGTTGAACAACAATTAAAAAGTAGAAAAAAACGTGATTTAGGCCAAGAAGAACTGCCACAACAAGAAAAAATTACTTTAACATCCGACGAAGAAAAAATGTTTAATTCATTAATCAATGTGTTTAAATACACAACTGACAAATTAAACAATGAAATACAAGGATGTGCTAATGGAAATAAAAGTAAATGTAATGACTTCTTTGATTGGCTTTCTTCTACAGATACTCAAAAACAAAAAGAATTAGCCAATGCCTTTACAAAAGTTTATGACTTTTTAGAAAGTAAAAGAAAATCAAAAGCGGAGGGTGAAGACTTTGATACTTATATTAAAGGAGCTATTGATTGTAAAGCTAATACTCCACAAAATTGTAATAAAAATAATAAATATGGAAATGTGAACAACGAAATAGAACAATATTTCAGAGGCGTTGCTGTTGATATATTTTCTAAAAATGGCAATAAAGAGATTTATAATTGCCTTAAAACTGAACTTTTAAACGAGGAGAACCATTATGATAGTCTTAAACAATGGAACAACTAA
- a CDS encoding ERF family protein: MNNVSEKNQENIQNNIQAKISFRKDMQTLRMNLPGIDKSLVNKGYGYKYQNFNDIVEEIYNVIKKHNLELDFEQDPISKEGQYGIFDYIRTTFYSTSTGYEKSFDTRIHIDGSKNNSIPQQVGSAITYFKRYALVGHLNIKSEVDTDADPNYNNYENKNSTPNKQISVNKKQEQKQDINYNQKKDIKQEQKKDINYNQKKDIKQEQKKDRLYYYSIFKEALSNIKNWVNSSTTKENINSIIQKINFIQNIDPNNIDDIKKIEADLIAYFEKHSDFKSINYWAEIIKDYFKKNNRLKDLQDFEKFMSFKRTTYGPSPLLFFCTLKEEKQFDYIFAA; the protein is encoded by the coding sequence ATGAACAATGTTTCAGAAAAAAATCAAGAAAATATACAAAATAATATACAAGCAAAAATAAGCTTCAGAAAAGATATGCAAACTCTAAGAATGAATTTACCAGGTATTGACAAAAGTCTTGTAAATAAAGGATATGGATACAAATATCAGAATTTCAATGACATAGTAGAAGAAATATACAACGTTATTAAAAAGCATAATTTGGAGCTTGATTTTGAGCAAGATCCAATTTCTAAAGAGGGTCAATACGGTATATTTGATTATATTAGGACCACATTCTACAGCACAAGTACTGGGTATGAAAAGTCTTTTGATACACGAATTCATATAGATGGGTCTAAAAATAATTCAATACCACAACAAGTTGGCTCAGCTATTACTTATTTCAAAAGGTACGCTTTAGTGGGACATCTTAACATAAAAAGTGAAGTTGATACTGATGCAGACCCTAATTACAATAATTATGAAAACAAAAATTCTACACCTAATAAGCAAATTAGTGTTAATAAAAAACAAGAACAAAAACAAGATATTAATTACAATCAGAAAAAAGATATTAAGCAAGAACAAAAAAAAGATATTAATTACAATCAGAAAAAAGATATTAAGCAAGAACAAAAAAAAGATAGGCTTTATTATTACAGCATTTTTAAAGAAGCGTTGTCTAATATAAAAAATTGGGTAAATAGCTCTACAACAAAAGAGAATATAAACTCAATTATTCAAAAAATAAACTTTATTCAGAATATAGACCCCAATAATATTGATGATATCAAGAAAATTGAAGCCGATTTAATTGCGTATTTTGAGAAACATAGTGATTTTAAGAGTATAAACTATTGGGCAGAGATTATAAAAGATTATTTCAAGAAAAATAATAGATTAAAGGATTTACAAGATTTTGAAAAGTTTATGTCGTTTAAGAGGACTACTTATGGCCCTAGCCCGCTATTATTCTTTTGCACGTTAAAAGAAGAAAAACAATTTGATTATATATTTGCAGCATAG